DNA from Pseudocitrobacter corydidari:
TGCAATGCACGCTCCACCGAGCGGGTGATCAGGCGCTTCCCTGGATTGCCGCGCAGCATCGCCGCTGCCGTTTCGATTGAAGCGACAATCGGGTAACTCGGCGATGTCGAGGTGTGCATCATAAAGGCTTCGTTGAAGGTATCTTCATCGTAGTCACCTTTGATGTGAATAAGCGAAGCCTGCGACAGCGCGGCCAGCATTTTATGCGTCGACTGCGTTTCGAAGAACACTTTCCCCGGCACGCGCTCGCCGCTCATGCCGCTTTTGCCCTGATAAATCGGGTGGAAGTGGGTATACGGCACCCATGCCGAGTCGAAGTGAATCGAGGGCACATCCAGCGTTTGCTTGATCCAGTTGGTGTTATACAGCAGGCCATCGTAGGTGGAATTCGTGATCACCGCATGCACCGGCCACTGTGCGTTTTTAGTCGCATCAACTTTCTGTTGCAGGCTGTCGCGGGTAAATTCATGCCGCGGGATCCCCCCGAGAATACCGAGCGCGTTCCGGGTTGGCTTCAGCCACAATGGCACTACATCACTCATCATCAGCAAATGGGCGAGTGATTTATGGCAGTTACGGTCAATCAACAACGTGCTGCCCGCCGGTGCGGCGTACATGCCGACAATTTTGTTCGACGTCGAGGTCCCGTTGGTCACCATATAACTCTGTTCAGCGCCAAAGGTGCGGGCAATATACTCTTCCGCCTCCAGATGTGGGCCAGTGTGGTCGAGCAGCGAACCCAGCTCGGTGACGGAAATCGAGACATCCGCCTTCAGCGTATTGGCGCCAAAGAAATCATAGAACAGGCAACCAATCGGGCTTTTTTGATACGCCGTTCCCGCCATATGGCCGGGCGTACAGAAGGTGTATTTCCCCTCATTCACATAGGTAAACAACGCTTTGGTGAACGGCGGCGTAATGTTATCCAGGTACTCATCGGTGTACTGGCGGATGCGGGTGGCGATATCGCCAGACTGCCCCAGCGCATATTCAAAGAACCACAGCGCCATCCGCAGATCGTGGACGCTGACGTCCATCGTCGAATGGGTGTTGATGAAGGCGTAGAGCGGGAGATATTCGTTTAGCTGATTGATCTCGCTGCACAGGTCAACGTTGTATTCGTCCCAGTCGAAGATAACGCCGCAGATGCGCGGGTTATGTTCGATAAATTTCAGCAGGTCAGCGCTGTTTTGCGGCCAGATAATTTTGAAGCCCTGCGCGAGTAACGCGCTTTCCAGCTCCTTGATGGGCTCGTCTTTGTAGTAGACGCCGTGCGGCCCCATAATGGCGATTATATTCATGCGCTCCTCCTGGAAATGTTAGCTAATCATAGCCCAGCTAAATCACAGATAAAAAAAAGGGTCACGCAATGTGACCCTTTTTAGCAAATATCTGATTAACCGCTTACGCGTAGCCGTAGCTCATCAGACGCTGATAGCGACGATTTTTAAGGTCGTCTGTGCTCAGCACGTCGAGATCGGCCAGGTCTTCCAGCAGTTGCGCTTTCAGCGATGCTGCCATCGCTTCCGGATTACGGTGCGCGCCGCCCAGCGGTTCTGGAATGATAGAGTCAATCAGCTTCAGCTCTTTCAGACGCGGGGCAATGATGCCCATCGCTTCTGCGGCCAGCGGGGCTTTATCCGCGCTTTTCCACAGAATAGACGCACAGCCTTCCGGTGAAATCACCGAATAGGTGCTGTACTGCAGCATATTCACTTTATCACCCACGCCAATCGCCAGCGCGCCGCCGGAGCCACCTTCACCGATAACGGTACAGATAACCGGCACGCTCAGACGTGACATTTCACGCAGGTTGCGGGCAATCGCTTCAGACTGACCACGTTCTTCCGCGCCCACGCCAGGGTATGCACCCGGGGTGTCGATGAAGGTGATGATCGGCATGTTGAAGCGCTCGGCCATCTCCATCAAACGCAGGGCTTTACGGTAACCTTCTGGTGCTGGCATACCGAAGTTGCGACGGATTTTTTCTTTGGTTTCACGGCCTTTCTGATGACCAATGATCATCACCGGACGTCCATCCAGACGCGCGATCCCGCCCACGATAGCTTTATCGTCAGCATAAGCGCGGTCGCCGGCCAGTTCGTCAAATTCATCAAACGCCAGGCGGACATAATCCAGGGTGTACGGGCGCTGCGGATGGCGCGCCAGTTGGGCTACCTGCCATGCGCCGAGATCGGCAAAGATTTTGCGCGTCAGCTCTACGCTTTTTTCGCGCAGACGATGCACTTCTTCGTCGATGTTAATATCCAGTTTCTCATCCTGACGGCTAACCGCAGTCAGAGAATCGATTTTCGCTTCCAGCTCTGCGATCGGCTGTTCAAAATCAAGGAAATTCAGACTCATAGTATTCCTGTATTAGTCAAACTCCAGTTCCACCTGCTCCGAACCAATAAGGCCACGCAGATCGTTGAGTAAACGATCGCTCGGAGAGACACGCCACGTTGCACCGAAACGCAACCGCGCACGTGCATCCGCCCTCTGATAGTAGAGATGTACTGGAATTGTCCCAGAGCGGTGGGGTTCCAGAGACTGACGGAGTCGGTTTAAAAGCTGGTCATCAATTTGCCTGTCCGTCAGCGAGATAGCAAGCCCGCGAGCGTATTTTTCCCGGGCTTCGTCAATATCCATAACTTCGCGGGCCATCATTTTAAGCCCGCCGCTGAAGTCATCAAAGCTGACCTGTCCGCTGACGATAAGTATGCGGTCTTTTTCCAGCAAATGCTGGTATTTATCCAGAGCCTCGGTAAACAACATGACTTCGAGACGCCCGGAACGGTCATCCAGCGTGCAGATGCCGATACGATTGCCGCGCTTGGTGACCATTACCCGCGCCGCAATGACGAGCCCCGCAGCCGTGGTCACTTTACCACGTTCTGTCGGATGCATGTCTTTTAGCCTGTAGCCTCCGACATAGCGCTCAATTTCTTTTAAATACTGGTTAATCGGGTGGCCCGTCAGGTACAGACCTAACGTTTCCCGTTCACCATCCAGCACCACCTGTTCCGGCCACGGCTGGCAGTTGGCGTAGGACTGTTCAATTTGCTCCGGCTCTTCCGCCAGCACGCCAAACATATCGGCCTGCCCGATGGCTTCTGCCTTCGCGTGTTGATCCGCTGCTTTCAGCGCATCGCCAAGCGAGTTCATCAACGCCGCGCGGTGCGGGCCAAGCCGGTCGAACGCCCCGGACATGATCAGTTTTTCCAGCACGCGACGGTTCAGTTTTTTGGTATCAGTGCGCGCGCACAGGTCGAACAGTTCGCGGAAATAGCCGCCATTGTTACGCGCTTCGATGATAGCCTCAATCGGCCCTTCACCGACGCCCTTAATCGCGCCGATACCATACACGATTTCCCCGTCATCATTAACGTGGAAATGATATAAACCGGAGTTAATGTCAGGCGGCAGGATTTTCAGCCCCATGCGCCAGCACTCATCCACCAGCCCGACCACCTTCTCGGTGTTGTCCATATCCGCGGTCATTACCGCCGCCATAAACTCTGCCGGGTAGTGCGCTTTCAGCCACAGCGTCTGGTAGGAGACCAGTGCATAAGCGGCGGAGTGCGATTTGTTAAACCCGTACCCGGCGAATTTCTCCACCAGGTCAAAGATTTTCATCGCCAGTTCGCCATCAACACCGCGTTTTTTCGCGCCTTCTTCAAACGCGCCGCGCTGCTTGGCCATCTCTTCGGGCTTCTTCTTACCCATTGCACGACGCAGCATATCCGCGCCGCCGAGGGTGTAGCCAGAGAGTTCCTGGGCAATCTGCATCACCTGTTCCTGATACAGGATGATACCGTAGGTCGGCTCCAGTACCGGTTTCAGACATTCGTGCTGCCACTGAACGTCCGGGTAGGAAATTTCTTCGCGACCATGCTTACGGTCGATAAAGTTATCTACCATCCCTGATTGCAACGGACCCGGACGGAACAGGGCCACCAGTGCAATCATATCTTCGAAGCAGTCAGGCTGAAGACGTTTAATCAGATCTTTCATGCCGCGCGATTCAAGCTGGAATACCGCCGTGGTTTCCGAGCGTTGCAGCATGTCGAAGCTTTTCTTGTCATCCAGCGGAATGGCGGCGATGTCCAGCGGCGGCTCACCGTGCTTCTCGCGGCGGGCGTTGATCATCTCCAGCGCCCAGTTGATGATAGTCAGCGTACGCAGGCCAAGGAAGTCGAACTTCACCAGCCCGGCGTATTCCACGTCGCTTTTATCGAACTGGGTAACCGGGTGCTGACCCGCTTCATCACAGTAAAGTGGCGCAAAATCGGTGATTTTTGTCGGCGAGATCACTACACCACCGGCGTGCTTCCCGGCGTTTCGGGTAACCCCTTCCAGCTTACGCGCCATGTCGATCAGCGCCCTGACCTCTTCGTCCGCTTCGTAGATTTCCGGCAGCTGCGGTTCCGCTTCAAACGCTTTCGCCAGCGTCATCCCCGGATCGGGCGGCACCAGCTTAGAGATGCGATCGACGAAGCCGTACGGATGACCGAGCACGCGCCCTACGTCGCGAATAACCGCTTTTGCCGCCATGGTACCAAAGGTGATGATCTGCGATACCGCGTCACGACCGTACATTTCCGCCACGTGATCGATAACCCGGTCGCGTTTCTCCATACAGAAGTCAACGTCGAAGTCAGGCATTGAGACACGTTCCGGGTTAAGGAAACGTTCGAACAGCAGGTCAAATTCCAGCGGATCGAGGTCGGTAATTTTCAGCGCATACGCCACCAGCGAACCCGCACCGGAACCACGCCCCGGCCCTACCGGCACGCCGTTATCTTTCGACCACTGGATAAACTCCATAACGATCAAGAAGTAACCAGGGAAGCCCATCTGGTTGATTACTTTAAGTTCTGTTTCCAGACGTTCATCATACGGCGGACGGCGTTTTTTACGCTCTTCCTCGTCCGGGAACAGAAACGCCAGACGCTCTTCCAGGCCCTCATGGGATTTGGCAACCAGGAAGTCTTCGGTGCTCATATCCCCGGTCGGGAACTGCGGCAGGAAGTATTCACCCAGACGTACCGTGACGTTACAGCGCTTTGCAATCTCGACGCTGTTTTGCAGCGCTTCCGGGATATCAGCAAACAGCTCGCACATCTCCTCTTCGCTGCGCATGTACTGCTGCGGCGAATAGTTGCGCGGGCGTTTTGGATCATCAAGCGTAAAGCCATCGTGGATGGCGACGCGAATTTCGTGCGCGTCAAAGTCGCCGGTTTCCAGGAAACGGACGTCATTGGTTGCCACAACCGGCAGACCGCGCGCTTCCGCCAGCTCAACGGCGGCATGCAGATAAGACTCTTCGTCCGGGCGACCGGTACGAATCAGTTCGAGGAAATAGCAGTCCGGGAAGTGCTCTTCATAGAATGAGACGCACTCTTCCACCAGTTGCATATTGCCACGCAGCAGGCAGCGCCCGACGTCACCCATCCGACCGCCTGAAAGCAGAATTAGCCCCTCTTTCAGTTCGACCAGCCAGTCGCGATCGATCCACGGGCCAGCAGCACCGTAGCCGCGCTGATAGGCGCGTGAAATCAGCAGCGTCAGGTTCTGGTAGCCCGTATTGTTGGCCGCCAGCACGGTGAGCTGCGTCATTTCATCGCCAAGCAGATCGCACTGCACGTGGAAATCTGCGCCGGCGATCGGTTTGATCCCCGCACCATGGCCTGCACCATAGAACTTCACCAGACCGCACATGTTGGTGAAATCGGTGATCGCCAGTGCAGGCTGGCCTAACGCCGCCGCCTTTTTCACCAGCGGCGCCGTTTTCGCCAGGCCATCGATCATGGAGTAGTCACTGTGCACCCGAAGGTGTACGAAACGTGGTTCAGCCATTGTTAGATCCCGCGTTGCTTACTGAGGGCGTAGATAGAGTCAGGATACCAGACCCAGCGCCCGTTTGACCGGGCCAAAACTGCGTCGGTGGTGCTCGGTGGCACCGTATTCTGCCAGCTTTTCCAGATGAAAAGCGGTTGGGTAGCCTTTGTGCTGGGCAAAGCCGTACTGCGGAAATATACCATCGAGGGCTGCCATTTCGGCGTCGCGCGTCACTTTCGCAATGATAGACGCGGCGCTGATTTCCGCCACCCGGCTGTCGCCCTTCACCACCGCCATTGAAGGCATCGGTAACGCAGGGCAGCGGTTGCCATCGATGAGTACATATTCCGGCGCGATGCTTAACCCGGCAACGGCACGCTGCATCGCCAGCATCGTGGCATGCAAAATGTTCAGCTCGTCGATTTCATGGGGTTCTGCGCGGCCCAGGCTCCAGCAGAGCGCTTTCTCTTTGATTTCATCAAACAGCGCCAGACGGCGTTTTTCGCTCAGCTTTTTGGAATCATTCAACCCTACAATCGGGCGGGCTGGATCGAGGATCACCGCCGCCGTCACCACAGCGCCGACCAGCGGGCCACGGCCAACTTCATCCACACCAGCCACTAAATGGGTGTGCGGATACACAAATTCAATCATCGTGCTAACTCCAGAACCGCGTCAGCTGCCTGCTCATCGGCATTACAGCGGATTTGCAAATGCAGCTCGCGGAAAGTGTCGTGCATAGCGTGGCTGGTTTTGCCATTCGCCAGCAGCGGCAGTAACGCATCAGCCAGCGCCTGCGGCTGGCATTCGTCCTGCAACAGCTCTTTCAC
Protein-coding regions in this window:
- the dnaE gene encoding DNA polymerase III subunit alpha translates to MAEPRFVHLRVHSDYSMIDGLAKTAPLVKKAAALGQPALAITDFTNMCGLVKFYGAGHGAGIKPIAGADFHVQCDLLGDEMTQLTVLAANNTGYQNLTLLISRAYQRGYGAAGPWIDRDWLVELKEGLILLSGGRMGDVGRCLLRGNMQLVEECVSFYEEHFPDCYFLELIRTGRPDEESYLHAAVELAEARGLPVVATNDVRFLETGDFDAHEIRVAIHDGFTLDDPKRPRNYSPQQYMRSEEEMCELFADIPEALQNSVEIAKRCNVTVRLGEYFLPQFPTGDMSTEDFLVAKSHEGLEERLAFLFPDEEERKKRRPPYDERLETELKVINQMGFPGYFLIVMEFIQWSKDNGVPVGPGRGSGAGSLVAYALKITDLDPLEFDLLFERFLNPERVSMPDFDVDFCMEKRDRVIDHVAEMYGRDAVSQIITFGTMAAKAVIRDVGRVLGHPYGFVDRISKLVPPDPGMTLAKAFEAEPQLPEIYEADEEVRALIDMARKLEGVTRNAGKHAGGVVISPTKITDFAPLYCDEAGQHPVTQFDKSDVEYAGLVKFDFLGLRTLTIINWALEMINARREKHGEPPLDIAAIPLDDKKSFDMLQRSETTAVFQLESRGMKDLIKRLQPDCFEDMIALVALFRPGPLQSGMVDNFIDRKHGREEISYPDVQWQHECLKPVLEPTYGIILYQEQVMQIAQELSGYTLGGADMLRRAMGKKKPEEMAKQRGAFEEGAKKRGVDGELAMKIFDLVEKFAGYGFNKSHSAAYALVSYQTLWLKAHYPAEFMAAVMTADMDNTEKVVGLVDECWRMGLKILPPDINSGLYHFHVNDDGEIVYGIGAIKGVGEGPIEAIIEARNNGGYFRELFDLCARTDTKKLNRRVLEKLIMSGAFDRLGPHRAALMNSLGDALKAADQHAKAEAIGQADMFGVLAEEPEQIEQSYANCQPWPEQVVLDGERETLGLYLTGHPINQYLKEIERYVGGYRLKDMHPTERGKVTTAAGLVIAARVMVTKRGNRIGICTLDDRSGRLEVMLFTEALDKYQHLLEKDRILIVSGQVSFDDFSGGLKMMAREVMDIDEAREKYARGLAISLTDRQIDDQLLNRLRQSLEPHRSGTIPVHLYYQRADARARLRFGATWRVSPSDRLLNDLRGLIGSEQVELEFD
- the rnhB gene encoding ribonuclease HII, giving the protein MIEFVYPHTHLVAGVDEVGRGPLVGAVVTAAVILDPARPIVGLNDSKKLSEKRRLALFDEIKEKALCWSLGRAEPHEIDELNILHATMLAMQRAVAGLSIAPEYVLIDGNRCPALPMPSMAVVKGDSRVAEISAASIIAKVTRDAEMAALDGIFPQYGFAQHKGYPTAFHLEKLAEYGATEHHRRSFGPVKRALGLVS
- the ldcC gene encoding lysine decarboxylase LdcC; the encoded protein is MNIIAIMGPHGVYYKDEPIKELESALLAQGFKIIWPQNSADLLKFIEHNPRICGVIFDWDEYNVDLCSEINQLNEYLPLYAFINTHSTMDVSVHDLRMALWFFEYALGQSGDIATRIRQYTDEYLDNITPPFTKALFTYVNEGKYTFCTPGHMAGTAYQKSPIGCLFYDFFGANTLKADVSISVTELGSLLDHTGPHLEAEEYIARTFGAEQSYMVTNGTSTSNKIVGMYAAPAGSTLLIDRNCHKSLAHLLMMSDVVPLWLKPTRNALGILGGIPRHEFTRDSLQQKVDATKNAQWPVHAVITNSTYDGLLYNTNWIKQTLDVPSIHFDSAWVPYTHFHPIYQGKSGMSGERVPGKVFFETQSTHKMLAALSQASLIHIKGDYDEDTFNEAFMMHTSTSPSYPIVASIETAAAMLRGNPGKRLITRSVERALHFRKEVQRLREESDSWFFDIWQPKEIDEAECWPVSPGADWHGFADADRDHMFLDPVKVTILTPGMDEQGNMSDEGIPAALVAKYLDEHGVVVEKTGPYNLLFLFSIGIDKTRAMGLLRGLTEFKRAYDLNLRVKNMLPDLYAEDPDFYRNMRIQDLAQGIHKLIRQHDLPRLMLRAFDVLPEMKMTPHQAWQRQIKGDVETVALEEVVGRVSANMILPYPPGVPLLMPGEMITEESRSVLDFLLMLCSVGRHYPGFETDIHGAKRDENGVYRVRVLKSGEGVAR
- the accA gene encoding acetyl-CoA carboxylase carboxyl transferase subunit alpha, yielding MSLNFLDFEQPIAELEAKIDSLTAVSRQDEKLDINIDEEVHRLREKSVELTRKIFADLGAWQVAQLARHPQRPYTLDYVRLAFDEFDELAGDRAYADDKAIVGGIARLDGRPVMIIGHQKGRETKEKIRRNFGMPAPEGYRKALRLMEMAERFNMPIITFIDTPGAYPGVGAEERGQSEAIARNLREMSRLSVPVICTVIGEGGSGGALAIGVGDKVNMLQYSTYSVISPEGCASILWKSADKAPLAAEAMGIIAPRLKELKLIDSIIPEPLGGAHRNPEAMAASLKAQLLEDLADLDVLSTDDLKNRRYQRLMSYGYA